In a genomic window of Gossypium arboreum isolate Shixiya-1 chromosome 9, ASM2569848v2, whole genome shotgun sequence:
- the LOC108456078 gene encoding 3-oxo-Delta(4,5)-steroid 5-beta-reductase-like, with protein sequence MADSHQPFVALIVGVTGMAGLSLAEALKSPNALGGPWKVYGSASRPIPTWFPSSLLDKYIAFDATDAGNTADTLTPITGEVTHVFWVAIQVHESEQVNVTVNATMLSNVLDVLKSGPGSNGTGSRLSHVTVQTGTQQYMGPIHNPTEADKGLEPHEPPFREDLPRLPYPNFYYALEDLLESYASSLTYSVHRSSIIIGASSRSVYNALLTLAVYALICRYEGLPFRYPGTRYTWEHFCDMSDARVLAEQHIWAAVTPSAKNQAFNCTNGDMFTWKSLWKKLCDIFDLEFIPFVELENFDFVELMKEKSKVWDEIVVMHGLYKTKLEEITCAAALNNVLHFGFQHVCSMNKSRDYGFFGYADTLKSIPMWVERLRDMKIIP encoded by the coding sequence ATGGCCGATTCCCACCAACCCTTTGTTGCACTCATTGTCGGCGTCACCGGCATGGCGGGGTTGAGCTTAGCTGAAGCCTTGAAGAGCCCCAATGCCCTCGGCGGTCCTTGGAAAGTTTATGGCTCGGCTTCACGTCCCATACCAACTTGGTTCCCTTCCTCGCTCCTCGACAAATACATCGCTTTTGACGCCACCGACGCCGGAAACACCGCTGATACACTCACTCCAATCACCGGGGAAGTCACCCATGTTTTCTGGGTGGCAATCCAAGTTCATGAAAGTGAACAAGTAAATGTTACAGTTAACGCAACTATGTTATCCAACGTTCTCGATGTTTTGAAGAGCGGCCCGGGCAGCAACGGAACCGGTTCAAGGCTCAGCCATGTCACGGTTCAGACAGGTACCCAACAATACATGGGTCCGATACATAATCCGACGGAGGCGGACAAGGGTCTCGAACCCCATGAACCACCGTTTAGGGAGGATTTGCCCCGCTTGCCTTACCCCAACTTTTACTACGCGCTAGAAGATCTTTTGGAGTCATACGCGTCATCATTGACCTACTCTGTGCACCGCTCGTCGATCATAATAGGCGCGTCGTCGAGAAGCGTGTACAACGCGCTACTTACATTGGCAGTGTACGCATTGATATGTCGATACGAGGGTTTACCGTTTCGATACCCAGGTACCCGGTACACATGGGAGCATTTTTGCGACATGTCCGATGCACGCGTGCTCGCCGAGCAGCATATATGGGCCGCAGTGACTCCCAGTGCCAAGAACCAAGCCTTTAATTGCACTAACGGTGACATGTTCACTTGGAAAAGCTTATGGAAAAAATTGTGCGACATATTTGATCTCGAATTTATCCCTTTCGTGGAGTTGGAAAACTTTGATTTTGTTGAGTTGATGAAGGAGAAAAGCAAGGTATGGGATGAAATAGTGGTAATGCATGGATTGTATAAGACGAAATTGGAGGAAATTACATGTGCAGCAGCTCTTAACAACGTGTTACATTTTGGGTTTCAACATGTTTGTAGTATGAATAAGAGTAGAGATTATGGGTTCTTTGGGTATGCAGATACCCTCAAAAGTATTCCCATGTGGGTTGAGAGATTGAGAGATATGAAGATTATACCTTAA
- the LOC108454854 gene encoding acetate--CoA ligase CCL3 → MEMRDIDNLPKNAANYTALTPLWFLERAATVHPTRKAVVHGSRTFTWLQTYQRCRRLASALSNLSVGFGSTVAVIAPNVPAAYEAHFGIPMSGAVINPVNIRLNASTVAFLLGHSQSAVVIVDQEFFTLAEDSLKLMKEKSQGNFKPPHLVVVADESCDPKTLRYALGQGAIEYEKFLESGDPEFSWKPPQDEWQSIALNYTSGTTASPKGVVLHHRGAYLMSLSNPLIWGMNEGAIYLWTLPMFHCNGWCFTWALAALCGTNICLRQVTAKGVYSAIAKYGVTNFCAAPVVLNSIVNAPSEDTILPLPHLVHVMTAGAAPPPAVLFAMSQKGFRVTHTYGLSETYGPSTMCAWKPEWDLLPPETQARLNARQGVRYIGLEGLDVISSQTGQPVAADGKTIGEIVMRGNLVMKGYLKNPKANEETFANGWFHSGDLGVKHPDGYIEIKDRSKDIIISGGENISSVEVENSLYLHPAVLEASVVARADERWGESPCAFVTLKPGVADKSKEQELGEEIMQFCRSKMPAYWVPKSVVFGPLPKTATGKIQKHILRGKAKELGPVKLSKL, encoded by the exons ATGGAAATGCGAGACATCGACAATCTGCCGAAGAACGCCGCCAACTACACGGCGTTGACGCCTTTGTGGTTCTTGGAACGAGCCGCCACCGTTCATCCTACTAGGAAAGCGGTGGTCCATGGGTCTCGTACATTTACTTGGCTGCAAACTTACCAGCGCTGCCGTCGCTTGGCTTCTGCTCTCTCTAACCTCTCCGTCGGCTTCGGTAGCACG GTAGCAGTAATCGCGCCAAACGTCCCTGCTGCATACGAAGCTCACTTCGGAATTCCAATGTCTGGTGCTGTTATAAACCCTGTCAATATTCGGCTAAATGCATCGACCGTTGCATTCCTTTTGGGTCACTCTCAATCAGCCGTCGTCATTGTCGATCAAGAGTTTTTCACTTTGGCAGAGGATTCCTTGAAACTCATGAAGGAGAAAAGCCAAGGCAATTTCAAGCCCCCACATTTGGTTGTCGTTGCCGATGAAAGCTGTGATCCGAAAACACTTAGGTATGCTTTGGGACAAGGAGCTATTGAGTACGAGAAGTTCTTAGAAAGCGGTGACCCTGAGTTTTCTTGGAAGCCTCCACAGGATGAGTGGCAAAGCATTGCTTTGAATTACACATCCGGCACGACAGCCAGCCCTAAAGGGGTCGTATTACATCACCGTGGTGCATATCTCATGTCTTTGAGTAATCCTCTTATATGGGGCATGAATGAAGGAGCCATATACTTGTGGACACTACCCATGTTCCATTGTAATGGATGGTGTTTTACTTGGGCACTTGCAGCTCTTTGCGGAACAAACATATGCCTTAGACAG GTAACAGCAAAGGGCGTCTACTCAGCCATAGCGAAGTATGGCGTGACTAACTTCTGTGCTGCACCTGTGGTGCTCAATTCCATAGTTAACGCCCCATCCGAGGACACGATTCTGCCCCTTCCTCATTTGGTTCACGTAATGACAGCCGGTGCTGCCCCACCCCCTGCTGTTCTCTTCGCAATGTCTCAAAAAGGTTTCCGTGTCACCCACACATATGGTCTCTCAGAAACCTATGGTCCTTCAACGATGTGTGCATGGAAGCCTGAATGGGACTTGTTGCCACCTGAAACCCAAGCTCGCTTAAATGCACGTCAAGGTGTCCGATACATTGGCTTAGAGGGCCTAGATGTCATCAGTAGCCAAACTGGCCAGCCCGTTGCCGCTGATGGAAAAACGATCGGAGAAATAGTGATGCGCGGTAATCTCGTGATGAAAGGTTACTTAAAGAACCCAAAAGCTAACGAGGAAACATTTGCTAACGGATGGTTTCACTCCGGGGATCTGGGTGTGAAGCATCCAGATGGCTATATCGAAATAAAAGATAGGTCAAAAGACATAATCATCTCCGGAGGCGAAAATATCAGCAGCGTGGAGGTAGAAAATAGCCTCTACTTACACCCTGCAGTTTTGGAGGCATCGGTGGTGGCGAGGGCAGACGAGCGGTGGGGAGAGTCTCCTTGTGCTTTCGTGACATTGAAGCCGGGAGTAGCGGACAAATCCAAGGAACAAGAGTTAGGTGAGGAGATAATGCAGTTTTGCAGGTCAAAGATGCCTGCTTATTGGGTTCCAAAATCAGTGGTATTTGGTCCATTGCCAAAGACAGCCACAGGGAAGATTCAGAAACATATATTAAGAGGCAAGGCAAAAGAGTTGGGACCTGTGAAATTGAGCAAGTTATAA